The following are encoded in a window of Oncorhynchus masou masou isolate Uvic2021 chromosome 17, UVic_Omas_1.1, whole genome shotgun sequence genomic DNA:
- the pcyt1aa gene encoding choline-phosphate cytidylyltransferase A, which yields MEAHSSSRSSLSRKRRRDGSNGETEEVERPGKVPRSTVGLKDPAPYADELESAEDTPYLRVSMDEAKRGTPFDRPVRVYADGIFDVFHSGHARALMQAKGLFPNTHLIVGVCSDDLTHKFKGFTVMNEDERYDAVSHCRYVDEVVRNAPWTLTPEFLSKHRIDFVAHDDIPYTSAGQDDVYKHIKEAGMFAPTQRTEGISTSDIITRIVRDYDVYVRRNLQRGYTAKELNVSFINEKKYHLQERVDKVKRKVKDVEEKSKEFVQKVENKSIDLIQKWEEKSREFIGNFLQMFGPEGALKHMLKEGRGRMLQAISPRQSPSSSPTRERSPSPFLNKASPSPPSHHSAARGYHISEDDDESDED from the exons ATGGAGGCCCACAGCTCAAGCCGGTCCAGCCTGtccaggaagaggaggagagatgggtctAATGGAGAGACCGAGGAGGTAGAACGGCCAGGGAAAGTCCCAAGATCCACCGTG GGTTTAAAAGATCCCGCCCCCTATGCTGATGAGCTGGAGTCGGCTGAGGACACTCCATACCTGCGAGTCAGTATGGACGAGGCCAAGAGGGGAACTCCAT tTGATAGGCCAGTTCGGGTGTATGCAGATGGCATCTTTGATGTGTTCCACTCAGGCCATGCCCGGGCCCTCATGCAGGCCAAGGGCCTCTTTCCGAACACACACCTCATTGTGGGCG TGTGTAGTGACGACCTGACACACAAGTTCAAGGGGTTCACGGTGATGAACGAGGACGAGCGCTACGATGCAGTCAGCCACTGTCGCTACGTGGACGAGGTCGTCAGGAACGCGCCCTGGACGCTTACGCCCGAGTTCCTCTCCAagcacaga ATCGACTTTGTTGCTCATGACGACATCCCATATACATCAGCAGGCCAGGACGACGTTTACAAGCACATCAAGGAGGCGG GCATGTTTGCGCCGACCCAGCGGACCGAGGGAATCTCCACTTCGGACATCATCACGCGCATCGTCCGCGACTATGACGTGTACGTGAGACGCAACCTGCAACGCGGCTACACGGCCAAGGAGCTCAACGTCAGCTTCATCAAT GAGAAGAAGTACCACCTGCAGGAACGTGTGGACAAGGTGAAGAGGAAGGTGAAAGATGTGGAGGAGAAGAGTAAAGAGTTTGTGCAGAAGGTGGAGAACAAGAGCATTGACCTCATCCAGAAGTGGGAGGAGAAGTCCCGGGAGTTCATTGGCAACTTTCTGCAGATGTTCGGCCCTGAGGGAGCACTg aagcACATGTTGAAGGAGGGCAGAGGGCGCATGCTGCAGGCCATCAGCCCCAGACAGAGCCCCAGCAGCAGCCCCACCCGCGAGCGTTCCCCCTCGCCCTTCTTAAACAAGGCCTCACCTtcccctccatcccaccacaGCGCAGCACGGGGATACCACATCAGCGAGGATGATGATGAGTCTGATGAAGATTAA